In Paenibacillus durus, the DNA window AACCGGATCACCGTTCTGCTGGAAGGGCGGCTCGTCGGCAGGTTTGCGCGCCGAATTCTGACCGAAGGCGAGCTTTCCGTGGCGGGAAGCCGGGGCGGTCTCACAGCGGAGTATGCCGCCGGCAGGTTTGCGGCCAAGGAGGCCATCGTCAAGGCATTCGGCTGCGGAATCGGGGCGGCGCTGGGATTTACGGATATTGAAATACTCCCGGGGAAGCTGGGCAGGCCGGAAGCGGCCATTTCGGACGAAGCCTGGGCGAGGCTGAATCTGCCGGAAGGATACGATTACATGATTCATCTTACGATCACGCATACCCGGGATTTGGCATCGGCCTTTGCCGTTGTTGAACAGCGGGCGCATTAGCCTATTCAGAATTTGGACAGCAAGGAGCGTAAACATGGCACAGGATGAAGAACGGCGGGACATGGAGAGGCGGGAGGACATGGTGTTCTTCAGCCGCCATTTGCTGGAGTGGTACCACGGGCAGAAGCGCGATTTGCCGTGGCGGCGCTCCCGCGACCCGTATCATATATGGGTATCGGAAATTATGCTGCAGCAGACCCGGGTGGATACGGTCATCCCGTATTTCAACCGCTTTATCGGGAAGTTTCCCACGATTGAGGCTTTGGCCGATGCGCCGGAGGAAGAGGTGCTGAAATGCTGGGAAGGACTCGGTTATTACTCCAGAGCCCGGAATTTGCAGCATGCCGCAAGGCAGGTGAAGGAATCCTACGGCGGCAAGGTCCCGGACGACCGCGAAGCGGTATTCGGGTTGAAGGGCGTAGGTCCTTATACGGCGGGGGCGATTCTCAGCATCGCTTTTAACCGGCCGGAGCCGGCGGTGGACGGGAATGTCATGCGGGTGCTGTCCCGCTTCTTTCTGATCGAAGACGATATCGCCAAGGCCAAGACCCGGGTCAAAATGGAAGTTTTGGCGAAGGAGCTTATTCCTAGCGGCGAAGCGTCCCATTTCAATCAGGCGCTGATGGAACACGGAGCGCTGGTCTGTACGCCGAAATCGCCGCGCTGCCTCGTCTGCCCGGTGATGGAACGCTGCGCCGGGCGGCTCGCGGGCCGCGAGACCTCGCTGCCCGTCAAGACCAAGGCCAAGCCGCCGCGCCCGGAAACGCGGCTCACGGCCTTGGTGGAGGGCCGCGGCGAGCACGCGGGCCGGGTGCTCATCCGGCAGCGGCCGTCCAGCGGGCTTCTGGCCCGCATGTGGGAGCTGCCGCACTGGCCGGCGCCGGAGGCTCCCGGCGCCGGCGCCGCGCGGCCGGGAGACGCGGCCGCGCTGGACCGGCTGCGCCGGTCCCTGACCGAGGCCGGGATCGCCGCCCGGCCGGAGGAGCATTTTATGGCTGCCGAGCATACGTTCAGCCATATCCATTGGACCCTGCAGGTGTACCGCTGCAGGGAGGAGGCGCTTCCGCTGCCTGTGGCGGCGGAAGCGCAGGCGCCGTACGCTGCGCAGCGTACAGCCGCAGCGGAGCCCGGCTCAGGCGCGGCGGACGAGGCGCCTGAGCTCTTCGCCGACGAGAGCGGGCAATCCGCGGAACGGGCGGAAATGCGCTGGATCGGGCGCGGGGACATGGCGCAGTACGCTTTTCCGAACATCTTTCTTAAGCTGCTGAATGCTTATTTCGATGGAAGGGATGCCGAAGCATCCGGCCGGTAGGATGCCTAGCCAGAATGTTCTGCCGCCACAGGGCGGCTTTAGTGAGATTGCCAAGGCCCGGTTCGCTGGTGCATATGCGCCGTTTCGGCAGAATGAGGGAGCAAAGTGAACGCACAAAAAAGGGATTGCCCGCGCAGGGCAATCCCTTTTTCCATATGGTTCCAATTATGCGGTACAAAGAATATAAGCCGCTGCCATTACACGGGATCGGCAAAGCTGTTCAGCGGTTTACTTCGCGCTGTCGTAGAGTTTGCCGACAACTTCCCAGTTTACAACGTTCCAGAACGCTTTGATGTAGTCAGGGCGTTTGTTTTGATATTTCAGGTAGTAGGCATGCTCCCATACGTCAAGTCCGAGCAGCGGAGTCGCGCCTTCCATCAATGGGCTGTCTTGGTTAGGCGTGCTGGTTACAACCAGTTTGCCGTCCTTGAGCGAAAGCCAAGCCCAGCCGCTGCCGAAGCGGGTTGTTGCAGCCGCAGCGAAGTCTTCCTTGAATTTCTCGAATCCGCCCAGTTCGCTGTCGATAGCGCTGGCCAATGCTCCGGTTGGAGCGCCGCCGGCATTCGGTCCAATCGTTTCCCAGAACAGGGAGTGGTTGGCGTGGCCGCCGCCGTTATTGCGTACTGCGGTGCGGATCGCTTCCGGTACGGCATCCAGATTGGAAATCAGTTCTTCAAGACCTTTGCCTTGCAGTTCGGGTGCCTTTTCCAGTGCGGCGTTGAGGTTGGTCACATATGTGTTGTGGTGTCTGTCATGATGAATCTCCATCGTTGTAGCATCGATGTGCGGTTCGAGAGCGTCATTTGGATAAGGAAGTGCCGGTAATTCAAATGCCATGGAAAAATCCCTCCTGAATTGTAATTGGAATTTGTATAGATAAAAGACTCTGCCGCTTACGTGGCGCCATAATCTTTTATGTCAATGTCAATTATAGGGCCTGCTTCCAAGCTCACATTAATATTAAACCGTATATGATACGAATGCAACACTAAACAAACTAAATAGTTTATAAAGTGAATCAGTTGCAATTCCCGACCTAAAATAGCCATAGTTTGTGTAAACCCGATGTTAACTACGTTAATTTTTCCTGAAAAAAGAAACCTATACACTAAATTTTTCCTGAAAGATGAACAATTTGCATAAAGTGCGATGTATCCGCTTACTTACAAGCGCTTACACGATAAAAGTAATGATATCGCCCGAAATATGTGCTTTAATAGAAATAAAAGCAGGCATTCCTCGTTAGTTGATGCTTTTTATGCCCTCCGGATTATAAAGGGAACTCCTTCTTTTTGTAAAATCCAAAGCTAAAGAAAAGGGAGACTGTAAAGAATGCACGTTCGTTCCTTTCAATTAAGCGACGTAAGTCCAGTGACTGAACTGCTGCAAGCCGCCTTATCTGAAGAATGTTTCGAGAACACCATCGAACCCTTGTCCAGACAGCTTTCATGGGATTCCAATCTCATTGTTGTTGCGGAGGATGAAGGGGAAATTGTCGGAGCGCTGATTGGCACGATTGAGAGAAATTATGGTTGTTATTTCCGTATTGCCGTTCATCCCAGTTATCGCCGCAGAGGAATCGGCAGAAGTCTTGTATCCGCTATGGAGAGTAGATTTCAAGCGCGCAAGGTCAACGGAATTTACGTTGTCGGCGACGAGCATAACGAGGCTGCCCTCCCGCTGTACGAAGCGATGGGTTATGGCGAGAACCAGATCTTTAAATCGGTGCGAAAGCTGAGCATCGTCGGGTGATAAAGGACAGGTTAGCCGGCATTGCGAAAGCGGAAACATTAACCATATAAGAGCAGCACCACCGGAGCCGGCAGACGGTTCCTTTTCCACTTCAGCATATCATCCCTATCGCCTGCAAACGGCCGGGAGATATGCTTTTCTATTGTCAGGGCGTTAACCGATCACAGGATCAGGGGTAAACTATGAGATTGGCTGTACACGCTGACCTGAAAGGAGGCGGAGGTAATGAACACCCCGGAATACACATCTTATGCACCCCCGTCCCCAAGGTGGGAGAGCCTGAAGAAAGAAATCAAGGAGGCGGCGCAGGCGCTAGGTATTGACGATATCGGGTTTGCGACGGCGGAGCCGTTTCTTTTTTTGAAAAATCTGCTGCAGGAGCACCGGGACAAGGGTTATGATTCCGGCTTTGAGGAGCCCGATTTGGACAAGCGGACGATTCCCGCTCTGCGGGAAGGACAGCCGAAGTCAATCATCGCCATCGCGGTGGCCTATCCGTCCAAAATGGATAATCCTCCAAAGTCCGAGCCGGGCGAGCGCAGGGGCATTCTGGCGAGATCCGCCTGGGGCCGGGATTATCATTTCGTGCTCCGCGAGGCGCTGGAACGTCTGGAAGCGTTTATCCGGCAGCGGGTGCCGGATGCGGTAATGGAGAGTATGGTGGATACCGGCGTTCTGGTGGACCGGGCGGTAGCGGAGCGGGCGGGTATCGGCTTCAGCGGCAAAAACTGCTCGGTCATTTCTCCGAAATGGGGCTCGTGGATTTACCTCGGCGAGATGGTCACGAATATTCCCTTTCCGCCCGACACGCCTGTAACTGAAGGCTGCGGCACATGCACGAAATGCATCGACGCCTGCCCTACGGGGGCGCTTGTCGGGCCCGGAGAGCTTAACGCCCAGGCTTGTATCTCTTACCTGACGCAGACCAAAGGCTTTTTGGACGAGACGTACATGGCCAAAATCGGCAATCGCCTGTACGGCTGCGATACTTGCCAGATTGTCTGCCCCCACAACCGGGGAAAGAACTGGGACCACCGTCAAGAGCTGCTGCCCGATCCCGAGCAGGCAAAACCGCTGCTGCTGCCGATTCTTGACCTTAGCAACCGCGAGTTCAAGGAGAAATTCGGGAGCAGCGCCGCCGCCTGGAGAGGGAAAAAGCCCATCCAGCGCAACGCCGTCATCGCGCTCGGCAATTTCAAAGACGCGGCTGCCGTGCCGAAGCTGACCGAAGTGCTGCTCAAGGACCCGCGTCCCGAGCTGCGCGGCGCGGCTGCCTGGGCGCTTGGCGCCATCGGCGGCGAAGCGGCGCTTGCGGCTGTGGAGCTTGCGCTTGAAAGTGAGCAGGACGAGGAAGTCACCCGACGTTTGCGCCGGGCTAAGGCCAGGCTGGCAGACCCTAAGGAGTCATAAGAATGAAGAGGGCAGACAGTTTGGGATTTCCAATTGCTGTCCAGTTCTTGAAATGCTATGATAGATGCGCGTGCGTTAAGCTGCGCGCCATATTACAACTCAGAGGTGGGTTTTTGGATGAATATTGCACTTCCTATTATTACGCTGGTTGTGGGGCTGCTCGGCGGCTTTTTTATCGGTGTATATTATCTGCGCAGGCAAATGACCAACATGCAGAATGATCCGGAGATGCTGCAAAAGGTTGCCAAGCAGATGGGATATAATTTGAACAGTAAGCAAATGCAGCGCGCCCAGCAAATGATGAAGAACCAGAACATGCCGGGACGTGGTCCGTCCGGCGGAAATAAAGGACCCAAAAGAAAGAGCAAGTAACCGGACCGGGCTTCCGCTTGTTAGCGGGGACGGTCTGAAGGAGGAAGTTTCATGGGCGGAGTCAAAGATTATGTGAACGGCAGCGTGTCGGCCAACCGTGAGAAGATAGAGTATCATGTTCAGAAAATATTGGAGCTGATCGGCGAGGATACCGGAAGGGAAGGGCTGCTGGAGACGCCTGCCCGGGTAACGCGGATGTACGAGGAGATTTTCGCCGGATATTCCGTCGACCCTAGAGAAGTTCTTGGTGTTACCTTCGATGAGTCCCATGAAGAGCTCGTTATTGTCAAGGACATCGTCTATTACAGCCAGTGCGAACACCATATGGCTCCTTTCTTCGGCAAGGTGCATATCGGGTACATTCCAAGCGGACGCATTGCGGGGCTAAGCAAGCTGGCGCGGCTGGTGGAAGCCGTGACGCGCCGCCTGCAGGTGCAGGAGCGCATCACCTCGCAAATCGCCGATATCATGACCGAAGTGCTGGATCCGAATGGTGTAATGGTGGTTGTTGAAGGAGAGCATCTGTGCATGTGCGCCCGGGGCGTCAAGAAGCCTGGCAGCAAGACGGTTACCTCGGCTGTTAGGGGGATCTTCCGTGAGAACCCGGCCACCCGGGCGGAATTTCTGTCATTAATCAAGGAATAACGGTTCCTGGACCAACCGGCCCCCTGAAGCTATTCAGGGGGCCGGTTTATTTAAGTATCGGGGTCCCCGCAAAGTACTTGGAATAAGCTTCGAAGTTAAGGCTTCAATTTGTGGGGGATTTCTAGAAAGGTTTCCAGGTGAGCTTGGTTGCTTGAGCATATCTCTCGGATACATAAGGCCAGTTGACGACTTTCCACCAGTCCTGGATATAATCACCGCGCTTGTTCTGGTGCTTCAAATAGTAGGCATGCTCCCACACATCGAGAGCAAGGAGCGGGACAACATCCCATTGGGACAGGTTCTGATGCTTCTCCGCCGTCAGGATTTCCAGCCTATGGCTGCGCGGGCTCCAGACGAGTATGGCCCAGCCGCCGCCCTCCACTTTCTCGGCGGCTTCGCTGAACTGCTTCTTGAAGGCGTTGTAGCTTCCGAAGTCCCGCTCTATGGCCGCCAGGAGAGCTCCCGTAGGGCGTCCGCCGCCACTCGGGGACATTTCGTCCCAGAATATCGTGTGCAGATAATGGCCGGCGCCGTTAAAGGCTAGCTCCCGTTCCCAGTGCTTGACCAGATCGAAATCTCCGCTCTTTCGGGCGTCCGCCAGCTTTTTCTCCGCTTTGTTCAAGCCGTCCACATAGCTCTTGTGATGTATGTCGTGATGAATCCGCATCGTCTTCTCATCGATGTACGGTTCAAGAGCGTTGTAGGGATACGGCAGCGGCGGGAGCTTATGCCCTCCAATCGGTACGGGAGCCAGATCCCGGTGGGCGGGGGGAGGCGCTAGTTCTTGATCGCCCGTATCAGAGGGGGGGAACTCAGGGGACGCTCCTTCAGCAAGTCTTGCGGAAGCATCCCTGGCAGTCCCGAAGAGCGCGCCGGAATACCCCGGCCGGTTAAGAACACCGAGGAAATATTCCGTCTCGCGGATAACATGGGGCAGGAAGGCTTCCTCCGCATCTCCTCTGAGAGCGGGGTTCTGCTCATGAATGGCATTGAGCTGGCGGATAAATTCCCGGGATTGCTCGCAAGCAGCTGCCGCCAGACGGTCAACCTCGGCCAGATCCGCGCCGCTCGGCACAGCTGTGGATGGCGGTGTCTCAAGCAGGCTCCGGGCAGCATTCCCGGTCGCAGCGAAGACGGCGGCCCAATCATCCATCAGCTTCACATAAGGCGCTTCCAGTTCAGGAAAGGCGAATTTGATAAGCGTTGTATTCTCTTTCTCCTGATTTTTCCAAAACCTGACTTCCTCCAATATTCGTACTGATGATGGTGGCCCATATGGATACAGCATGGCGTACAACCCTCCCGTAATATGTCTTTCTCTATAGGGTATGAGCGGAGAGGGTTGTACTATGTGAGGTGTTAGTTGATCTGCCGTTTCTTCTCAGCGGCTTTCGCCAGCGGAACATTGCTTAGGAAAGCGGAAACCCGGCGCAGGTATTCGCGGGGGTGCTCGCGGAACAGCAGCTCATGATGGGCGCCTTCCACAATCCAGGAGCCGGAATACGGATTGGTTTGATTGGCGGCCAGCTTCTCGGCGATCGGATAAGGCGCTTTGTCATCCTGCGTTCCATGCATAAACAGAATCGGATAAGGATAATCTTCGGCCTGCACTTTGGCATAAGGAATCTGATTCAGGCCTGTGCCGTTCAGAACCGGAAAGAGCATTTCCATAATCTCAAGGGAAGGATGGCGCGGAAGATCAATGTTCTGCCGGATGTTGTGGTACAGCGTGTCCGGCTCCAGCAGGAAGGTGCTGTCGAGAATTATCGCATCCACATCTTTGGTAACGAGCCCTGTCTGCAGAGCGGTGCCCGCGCCCATGGAGAAGCCCCACACAACGATCTCCTTCGCTCCGCGCTGCTTGGCAAGCTGGATGGCTCCGAGCAGCTCGCGGGACTCTTTTTTGCCGCCTGTCGCAACGTCTTTGTTGTTGTGGGAAGCGAAGCCGTAATCGAACATTATGACATTAAAATTCAGGCGGTGCGCAAAATGGGCGAGATCGTACATCGGAACCCAGGATTCCTCGCGGTTGGCGCCATAGCCGTGGCTGAACACGATCGTCTTGGCCGAGTTCTTGGAGGGAATGTACCAGCCCTGGATATTGCGGCTCCCGTCGCTCGCCGGAAAGGTCACATCCTCGTATTTCAGACCTTTGGACAATGCCGGATTGGAGAACAGCGGGGCGACCGTCGGATTGGACAGCACCCAGGTAATATAAGCATGCAGCGAGATAAAGCAGAACACGAGAAAAAAGAAAACGGACAGCAGCAGCGCCACAATAACATGCTTTATGCGAATCTTCCACAGCGATAGCTGCGTCGTCGTACCAGGATGACGGTCTTGCGGCCTTGGGGAGACCGTCGTGCCGGCGCGTGGATGTGTAAGATCCATGTGGTCCCCTCCTCAAAGTTTTGTGAGTCATTTTGGATAAGTGAATTCGTTTGCACTTGTAATCTATCGTATGGTGATGTTACCGCAAAGTCAACGAATCAGGTCCTTTTGTAATGTAACTGTAAAGTACCGCCCAGCTCTGCCTGACGGGGTGAATCTGCTGGACTTTTCACAGACTTTTGCTAAGATATAAATGACTGAAAATATTGTAACCGTGTTTCATTTGGTGAAACATGAAAGGAAGAGACCCGTGGATGACGACCGTAAACTGACGGTGCGCGCCGTGGAGCGTGCGCTCGATATTCTGTTGTGCTTTACAAGAGACAGTGATCTAAGCCTGACTGAGATTGCCGCGGGCATTGGCCTGCACAAGAGCACGGTGCATCGGCTGCTGACTACGCTTGAGGATAGAAGATTCATCACCCGCAACCCGGCTACGGAAAAATACAGGCTAGGCATTCGAGTCTGGGAGTTATCGACCCATCTGCCGGTCTCGGAGAACCCGGGCACGCTGCTGCTGCCGGCAATGGAGCGGCTGCGCGACCGGCTCGGGGAGACGGTCAGCCTGTACCTCCGGGATGGACTGGAGCGGGTGCGGATTCAGGCGGTGCAGAGCAACCAGGCCATCCGGCGCGTGGCGCAGATCGGCGCAAGGCTGCCGCTGTCGGTCGGAGCTTCCAGTAAGGTGCTGGCGGCCTACGCTCCTCCAGAGGTCCAAAAGGAACTGCTGAAAGGGGAGGACTGGCCGCAGGCGATTGACCGCCAGCGGTACGCGGATCAATTGGGAGAAGTGCTGCGTGCCGGCTATGCGACCAGCTTTGAGGAACGCGAGCCAGGCGCGGCTGCTGTCGCCGTACCCGTCATCGGGCGAAGCGGCGAGGTGGCCGCAGCCCTGTCGCTGTCCGGGCCGGTCAGCAGGCTGTCCCGCGAGACGCTGGTTGAATACGCGGATGTGCTGAAGGAAGCGGCAGTGGAAATGGGACTTATGGTAAGCTGATTCATCTAATATAAAAGCCGGCGGCAGTCATGGACGTGAATGTAAAGTCCTGGAATGCCGCCGGCTTTTTTAAAATCTAGCAAGTTCTTATCAGCTATATTCTCACATATGCAGCGTTATATAGTGCATTTGCGTCGTATTATCAAATCATTAATGTGGATAAGGGAATCAAGAGCAAGGTGCTGGAAGGAGTTTTTGCCGACAAGGGCGATCACTCGGGGTGGCGGACGGATCTCATTAATAATCAGTTATTTGTAGGAGACTTGGCGGAGCATACCTGGTCATTGTATTCGGCAAATGGAGCGGCGATTGTAACGAAACAAGCCTGGCCGGGCAATAGCGATTCCAAGTTTGCAGGTTATAACGCGGCGGCGGGGATAAGCTACTTTTTGGAATATCACTCAGGCAAAGCCTCAATTGCTGCTTATCCGGTTCATTAATATATGTCACTTAAAAAAGAAAGGCGTGGGTCCGAACATCGGAATCCCGCGCCTTTTTGTGTGCGATGCTTTATCTTGGCCCTTGACATCAAGCAGCGGAGGATTCCGGCCGTGACAGATCAATTCAACAGGAGAGGTGTGCAGCTTGTCTATTCCAAGGAGAAAATGTCTTTTTTTAAAGAAGCGGCTAGACAGAAAAATGTCGAACTGCTATAATGAAATCAAGTTATTCCTACAATATTGCTCGGAATAGTTGGACATGATGTTGTTGTGTAAAAACTGGCGAAAGTGCCAGCAGGTTAGGGGACTTCACATTGGCAAATAACCAATACGGGATTATTGATTCTATCGGCAATACACCGCTTATACGTCTTGTGAATGTGACGAAGGATTTGGGGCGAACCGACGTGAGCGTGTATGTGAAGGCCGAGCAGCTTAATCCGAGCGGTTCGGTCAAGGATCGCGCCGCAAAGGCCATGATTTTGCAGGGAATCCAGTCGGGGCAGTTGACCAAGGAGAAATCCATCATCGACGGGACGAGCGGCAATACCGGCATTGCCTACGCAATGATCGGCGCGGCTCTAGGGTACAAAGTGACCCTTTGCCTTCCGGGTAACGCGAATATCGAACGCAAGCGGATTCTACGGGCTTATCATGCGGAAATTATCGAGACAGACCCGCTGCAAAGCTCGGATGGCGCGCAGCTTGAAGCCAAGCGGATAGCGGAGCTTGAGGCCGACCGGTATTTTTATCCCGATCAATACAACAATGATGCGAACTGGAAAGCGCACTACAAGACGACCGCACCGGAAATCTGGGAACAGACAGATCATAAGGTCACTCATTATATCGCCGGCATGGGTACGTCGGGAACCTTTATCGGAACCTCCAGAAGATTGAAGGAATTGAATCCCGCGATCCAAACCGTTGCGATGCAGCCGGATTCGCCTCTGCACGGCTTGGAGGGGATGAAGCATCTGGCAACGACGCTTAAGCCGGGGATTTACGACCAGACGGTAGCCGACGGGCTGATTGAGGTTGAAACTGAGGAAGCGTACGCCATGACGCGCAGGCTGGCGCGGGAAGAAGGGCTGCTGGTCGGAATCAGCTCCGGGGCCAATGTGCATGCCGCGCTGAAGCTGGCTGCGACCGTCCCTCCCGGATCTGTCGTCGTTACCATTTTATGCGACAGCGGGCTTCGGTATTTAAGCGACGAGCTGTGGACAAGGGGAGATGCCACATGATCCATCTGAAGCAGGAGCATATTGACCAAATCAATAAACACGCCGAGGAGGATTACCCGCATGAATGCTGTGGGATTGTGTTCGGGAGATTGGGCGAGGACCAGTCGAAGGCAGTGAGCGAACTGCTTCCGATTTCCAACTCGCGGGAAGAGCAGGCCAGGCATAACCGCTTCCTGATCACCTCGGAGGATATTATGAGAAGCGAGCTGTACGCCCGAAAGCATAAGCTGGATGTTCTCGGCTTCTATCATTCTCATCCCGATCATCCCGCGCGTCCTTCCGCGTTCGACTTGGAGCATGCCTGGCCGACCTACTCCTATCTGATTGTCGCGGTTGCACAAAGGCGGGCGGGAGAATTGACTTCCTGGGAGCTGAACAGTGACCGTTCCGCGTTCCATTCTGAAACCATTAATAGGGAGGATTAGCCGTATGACAGTAAGTTTACTTATTCCTACCGCCCTGCGCTCTTTTACGGACGGTTTGTCGGAAGTTGGTGTGGAAGCGGCCACGGTTGAAGAGGCATTGGCTGCTCTAACCGAACAATTTGTCGATCTTCGGAGGCATTTGTTTAATGATCAGGGCCAGCTGCGCAGCTATGTGAACATCTATGTGAATGAAGAGGATATCCGGCAAAAGAACGGCCTGCAGACGGTCTTGTCGGATGGAGACGACGTAATGCTTGTGCCTTCCATTGCCGGCGGCTCGCCGACTGAAACGGAAGGAGCCCAGAGCCCGGACCTTAACGGGCTTCCCGAACTGACCAAAGACGAAATTACCCGGTACAGCCGACACCTTATTTTGCCGGAGGTCGGCGTGGAAGGGCAGCGCATCCTCAAAAAGAGCCGGGTTCTGCTGATCGGAACCGGAGGACTTGGCGCGCCGATCGCTATGTATTTGGCCGCTGCCGGTGTCGGGACGCTCGGCATTGTCGATTTTGACTTCGTGGATGAGACGAATTTGCAGCGCCAGATCATTCACGGCACGCGCGATATCGGCAGACCGAAGATCGCGTCCGCAAAGGACCGGATCAAGAGCATTAACCCGAAAGTAAACGTCATTGCCATCGAACAGAGACTGACTAGTCAGAACGCCCTCGACATTATCAAGGATTACGATGTGGTCGTGGATGGCACGGATAATTTCCCGACACGATATTTAGTCAATGACGCCTGCGTTTTATTGGGCAAGCCGAACGTGTACGGCTCCGTATTCCGGTTTGAGGGGCAGGTCAGCGTGTTCTATGCGCAGGAAGGGGCCTGTTACCGCTGTCTGTATCCGGAGCCGCCTCCAGCCGGACTTGTCCCCACTTGCTCGGAAGGCGGGATACTCGGCGTTCTTCCCGGTATCATCGGCTGCATTCAGGCGAATGAAACGATCAAACTGCTCCTTGGCAAAGGTGAACCTCTAGTCAATCGGCTGCTGCTGTTCGATGCGTTGAAGATGAAGTTTCGGGAGCTTAAGCTCAGCAAGGACACGAACTGCCCCATTTGCGGAACACATCCTACAATTACATCCCCTATTGACTATGAAGAATTTTGCGGTTTGAAGAAGCCTGATGAAGAAGAGCCAATCGAGGTGATTACGGCTGCCGAGCTGAAAAGACGCTTTGATAACGGGGAAGAGGTGCAAATCCTTGATATCCGGGAGCCTCATGAGCTTGCGATTGGGAAGCTGCCCGGAACAAAAGCCATTCCTTTCGGCCAGATCGTTCGCCGCAAAGCGGAGCTTGATCCAGGGCGCGATACGGTTGTCATATGCAAAATCGGGCAGCGCAGCGTAATGGCGATTCGTACTTTACGGGATTCCGGTTATACCGGCAAACTGCTGAATTTAAAAGACGGCATGAACGCATGGGCTCAGGAAATAGATCCCCGGATTGCGCAGTACTGATGCATGTCTGACTTATAAACCTCATTATAGTAGGCCCATTGCCGAACCGCTACCGCATGATGCACGCGAGCATGGAAGGTCACCGGACCGGGTGGTTTGGCGCGGACTTTGCCGCATCGCTTATGAAGATAAGTACATATCGTTCCGGCGATGGGCCTTATTATATATTTTTCACCATTATATTACTTAAGGGGGATTTACTATGGCCGAACAAGACAATGGCAATCTGGCCGTACCGGCGCTCGGTTCGTCGGCAGCTTATCAACTGGCAAATGTTACTAAATCTGCACCGCAATTCGATTCACTTACACCGCGCTGGATCACAAGGCTGTTCGAATGGAAGGGACTTGAAACCGGGATTTACCGGCTTAACAAAGTACAGGAAGGCGATACGCCGCTTGATATTTTGTGCAGCACCGGCGATACGTCGAATATTACCGAAGGCTTTGTCGATTATAGTACAAGCCCGCGCGAATACGTGCTGAACTCCATTTCGACGATTATCAACGTCAATACTCGCGTATCGGACA includes these proteins:
- the acpS gene encoding holo-ACP synthase; its protein translation is MIYGIGHDVLEINRITVLLEGRLVGRFARRILTEGELSVAGSRGGLTAEYAAGRFAAKEAIVKAFGCGIGAALGFTDIEILPGKLGRPEAAISDEAWARLNLPEGYDYMIHLTITHTRDLASAFAVVEQRAH
- the mutY gene encoding A/G-specific adenine glycosylase — its product is MAQDEERRDMERREDMVFFSRHLLEWYHGQKRDLPWRRSRDPYHIWVSEIMLQQTRVDTVIPYFNRFIGKFPTIEALADAPEEEVLKCWEGLGYYSRARNLQHAARQVKESYGGKVPDDREAVFGLKGVGPYTAGAILSIAFNRPEPAVDGNVMRVLSRFFLIEDDIAKAKTRVKMEVLAKELIPSGEASHFNQALMEHGALVCTPKSPRCLVCPVMERCAGRLAGRETSLPVKTKAKPPRPETRLTALVEGRGEHAGRVLIRQRPSSGLLARMWELPHWPAPEAPGAGAARPGDAAALDRLRRSLTEAGIAARPEEHFMAAEHTFSHIHWTLQVYRCREEALPLPVAAEAQAPYAAQRTAAAEPGSGAADEAPELFADESGQSAERAEMRWIGRGDMAQYAFPNIFLKLLNAYFDGRDAEASGR
- a CDS encoding superoxide dismutase; translation: MAFELPALPYPNDALEPHIDATTMEIHHDRHHNTYVTNLNAALEKAPELQGKGLEELISNLDAVPEAIRTAVRNNGGGHANHSLFWETIGPNAGGAPTGALASAIDSELGGFEKFKEDFAAAATTRFGSGWAWLSLKDGKLVVTSTPNQDSPLMEGATPLLGLDVWEHAYYLKYQNKRPDYIKAFWNVVNWEVVGKLYDSAK
- a CDS encoding GNAT family N-acetyltransferase: MHVRSFQLSDVSPVTELLQAALSEECFENTIEPLSRQLSWDSNLIVVAEDEGEIVGALIGTIERNYGCYFRIAVHPSYRRRGIGRSLVSAMESRFQARKVNGIYVVGDEHNEAALPLYEAMGYGENQIFKSVRKLSIVG
- the queG gene encoding tRNA epoxyqueuosine(34) reductase QueG, coding for MNTPEYTSYAPPSPRWESLKKEIKEAAQALGIDDIGFATAEPFLFLKNLLQEHRDKGYDSGFEEPDLDKRTIPALREGQPKSIIAIAVAYPSKMDNPPKSEPGERRGILARSAWGRDYHFVLREALERLEAFIRQRVPDAVMESMVDTGVLVDRAVAERAGIGFSGKNCSVISPKWGSWIYLGEMVTNIPFPPDTPVTEGCGTCTKCIDACPTGALVGPGELNAQACISYLTQTKGFLDETYMAKIGNRLYGCDTCQIVCPHNRGKNWDHRQELLPDPEQAKPLLLPILDLSNREFKEKFGSSAAAWRGKKPIQRNAVIALGNFKDAAAVPKLTEVLLKDPRPELRGAAAWALGAIGGEAALAAVELALESEQDEEVTRRLRRAKARLADPKES
- a CDS encoding YneF family protein — its product is MNIALPIITLVVGLLGGFFIGVYYLRRQMTNMQNDPEMLQKVAKQMGYNLNSKQMQRAQQMMKNQNMPGRGPSGGNKGPKRKSK
- the folE gene encoding GTP cyclohydrolase I FolE codes for the protein MGGVKDYVNGSVSANREKIEYHVQKILELIGEDTGREGLLETPARVTRMYEEIFAGYSVDPREVLGVTFDESHEELVIVKDIVYYSQCEHHMAPFFGKVHIGYIPSGRIAGLSKLARLVEAVTRRLQVQERITSQIADIMTEVLDPNGVMVVVEGEHLCMCARGVKKPGSKTVTSAVRGIFRENPATRAEFLSLIKE
- a CDS encoding Fe-Mn family superoxide dismutase, which translates into the protein MLYPYGPPSSVRILEEVRFWKNQEKENTTLIKFAFPELEAPYVKLMDDWAAVFAATGNAARSLLETPPSTAVPSGADLAEVDRLAAAACEQSREFIRQLNAIHEQNPALRGDAEEAFLPHVIRETEYFLGVLNRPGYSGALFGTARDASARLAEGASPEFPPSDTGDQELAPPPAHRDLAPVPIGGHKLPPLPYPYNALEPYIDEKTMRIHHDIHHKSYVDGLNKAEKKLADARKSGDFDLVKHWERELAFNGAGHYLHTIFWDEMSPSGGGRPTGALLAAIERDFGSYNAFKKQFSEAAEKVEGGGWAILVWSPRSHRLEILTAEKHQNLSQWDVVPLLALDVWEHAYYLKHQNKRGDYIQDWWKVVNWPYVSERYAQATKLTWKPF